From Rhodothermales bacterium, the proteins below share one genomic window:
- a CDS encoding Gfo/Idh/MocA family oxidoreductase produces MPTHPRDSRRAFLKKVAATSALSGSLAPMLQGAVAETLRMPDHSRISPNDTVRIATIGMGIIGFIDTDTALQVPGVELVAAADLYEGRRIHVKEVYGNHIDTYVDYREILARTDVDAVLICTPDHWHVPIAKDALRAGKAVYCEKPMVHQVEEGLGLIQVQKETGKVFQVGSQYASSILYAKAHELYKEGAIGTLNMIEAITNRNSATGAWQYSIPTDASEETVDWDRFLGSAPKRPFDAKRFFRWRNYWDYGTATAGDLYVHLFTGIHRTLDAIGPTDIVAQGGLRFWKDGRDVPDVLLSLFAYPETEMHPAFNMSLQTNFVDGQGGGFHFKFIGDEGVITVGGSSVTVERNARAKESISNLMTGYNSARTFSNAQQKLLEAELRKNYVEPVGPPLNSEMTFNAPRGYDDRFDHFTYFFDSIRNGRPVFEDATFGFRAAAPTLLANMSYVNHKPYVWDPKAMKITG; encoded by the coding sequence ATGCCTACTCACCCACGCGACTCACGCCGGGCATTTCTCAAGAAAGTCGCCGCCACCTCGGCGCTTTCCGGCAGCCTGGCGCCCATGCTCCAGGGCGCCGTAGCGGAAACGCTCCGCATGCCCGATCACTCCCGCATTTCGCCAAACGATACCGTCCGCATCGCCACCATCGGGATGGGCATCATCGGCTTTATCGACACCGACACCGCGCTCCAGGTGCCCGGCGTCGAACTCGTGGCCGCGGCGGACCTCTACGAGGGCCGGCGCATCCACGTGAAGGAAGTCTACGGCAACCACATCGACACGTACGTCGACTACCGCGAGATCCTGGCCCGCACCGACGTCGACGCGGTGCTGATCTGCACGCCCGACCACTGGCACGTCCCGATCGCCAAGGATGCGCTGCGCGCCGGCAAGGCCGTCTACTGCGAAAAACCGATGGTCCACCAAGTGGAAGAGGGACTCGGCCTCATCCAGGTGCAGAAAGAAACCGGCAAGGTCTTCCAGGTCGGCAGCCAGTATGCCAGCTCCATCCTCTACGCCAAGGCGCACGAACTCTACAAGGAGGGCGCGATCGGCACGCTCAACATGATCGAGGCCATCACGAATCGCAACTCGGCGACCGGCGCGTGGCAGTATTCGATCCCGACCGACGCCAGCGAGGAGACGGTCGATTGGGACCGGTTCCTCGGTAGCGCGCCGAAGCGGCCGTTCGACGCCAAGCGCTTCTTCCGCTGGCGCAACTACTGGGACTACGGCACGGCGACCGCCGGCGACCTGTACGTCCACCTCTTCACGGGCATCCACCGCACCCTCGACGCCATCGGGCCGACGGACATCGTCGCCCAGGGCGGCCTGCGGTTCTGGAAGGACGGGCGCGACGTGCCGGACGTGCTCCTCAGCCTGTTCGCCTACCCCGAAACCGAGATGCATCCCGCCTTCAACATGTCCCTGCAGACGAACTTCGTCGACGGCCAGGGCGGCGGTTTCCATTTCAAGTTCATCGGCGACGAGGGCGTTATCACCGTCGGCGGTTCGAGCGTCACGGTGGAGCGCAACGCGCGAGCGAAGGAGTCGATCAGCAACCTCATGACCGGCTACAACTCGGCGCGGACCTTCTCAAACGCCCAGCAAAAACTGCTGGAAGCCGAGCTGCGCAAAAACTACGTCGAGCCCGTCGGTCCGCCCCTGAACTCCGAGATGACGTTCAACGCGCCGCGCGGCTACGACGACCGGTTCGATCATTTCACGTACTTCTTCGATTCGATCCGCAACGGCCGGCCCGTGTTCGAAGACGCCACCTTCGGCTTCCGCGCCGCCGCGCCAACCCTGCTGGCCAACATGAGCTACGTCAATCACAAACCGTACGTGTGGGACCCCAAAGCCATGAAGATCACGGGCTGA
- a CDS encoding FeoB small GTPase domain-containing protein: MQADIPSVVIVGHAGSGKTTLCRALVARSGRAALHFSELPAASMLTPNTEDERVVYDTLLGRGVATPDAIVVVVDALQFQQQLYLVSQVIDLRLPVVVALTMRDRAARLGSAIEHTQLGGLLGVDVIPVHPEQGEGVDDLKRAVEQALGADPAGRQLHWRPSMGLADAYNHLDQSWVHKHLHLHTGARLIEGLRLISSPRAVEDYLAHPAHGALVRTLEEVRSRLEARKENWTLTEVLQRHNWAAQVAGQVVTKVVPDRLSDRLMLRFRRAPAWMGWASIGLAAVLMAFVALYFLQR, encoded by the coding sequence ATGCAAGCGGACATTCCTTCGGTCGTCATCGTCGGTCATGCCGGCAGCGGCAAGACGACGCTCTGCCGCGCCCTCGTCGCCCGTTCGGGGCGGGCGGCTTTGCATTTCAGCGAGTTGCCGGCGGCCTCGATGCTCACACCCAACACCGAAGACGAACGGGTCGTGTACGACACGCTCCTGGGGCGGGGCGTCGCCACGCCGGACGCCATCGTGGTCGTTGTCGATGCGCTCCAGTTCCAGCAGCAGCTCTACCTCGTCTCCCAGGTCATCGACCTGCGGCTGCCCGTGGTGGTGGCGCTCACCATGCGGGACCGCGCCGCGCGCCTGGGCTCCGCCATCGAGCATACCCAGCTGGGCGGCCTGCTGGGCGTGGACGTGATCCCGGTCCACCCCGAGCAGGGTGAGGGGGTGGACGATCTGAAACGCGCCGTCGAGCAGGCGCTCGGCGCCGACCCGGCGGGCCGGCAGCTCCACTGGCGCCCCTCGATGGGGCTGGCGGATGCCTACAATCACCTCGACCAGTCCTGGGTCCATAAACATCTCCACCTGCACACCGGCGCACGGCTCATCGAGGGGCTGCGGCTGATCTCTTCGCCCCGCGCCGTCGAGGACTATCTGGCCCACCCGGCGCATGGCGCGCTCGTGCGCACCCTCGAGGAGGTGCGGAGCCGGCTGGAGGCCCGCAAGGAGAACTGGACGCTGACCGAAGTGCTGCAGCGGCACAACTGGGCCGCGCAGGTCGCCGGCCAGGTGGTGACGAAGGTGGTGCCGGACCGGCTGTCGGATCGGCTGATGCTGCGCTTCCGCCGCGCGCCGGCGTGGATGGGATGGGCCTCGATCGGCCTGGCCGCCGTGCTGATGGCCTTCGTCGCGCTGTATTTTCTGCAACGCTAG
- a CDS encoding amino acid racemase, whose amino-acid sequence MNGSERAATPPMIGVIGGMGPYAGLDLVRKVFDETRTAVDQDHLPLALLSIPGDIVDRTEYVIGAIAENPAYAIARIAGMLERAGVTVAAIPCNSAHSPPIFDVVLDVLRQAGSRLRLVHLIEETARHLASRPIPPKRVGVLSTTSVFRLGLYRDALDRAGIEAVLPSAAIQENVVHAAIYAPEYGIKACSNPVSTRARADLEGVIAALAERGAEAVVLGCTELPLALPGTHAAGLPLIDPTRILARALIRETYPERLREAGDGVAVD is encoded by the coding sequence ATGAACGGATCGGAACGCGCCGCAACGCCCCCGATGATCGGCGTCATCGGGGGGATGGGCCCGTATGCGGGGCTCGACCTGGTGCGGAAGGTGTTCGACGAAACCCGAACGGCGGTGGATCAGGATCATCTCCCCCTGGCCCTGCTCTCGATCCCCGGTGACATCGTCGATCGCACCGAATACGTCATCGGGGCCATCGCGGAGAACCCGGCGTACGCGATCGCGCGCATCGCGGGGATGCTGGAGCGCGCCGGCGTCACCGTGGCGGCCATCCCGTGCAATTCGGCACATTCTCCGCCCATATTCGATGTCGTGCTCGACGTCTTGCGGCAGGCCGGCAGCCGGCTCCGGCTCGTGCACCTGATCGAGGAGACCGCGCGGCATCTCGCCTCCAGGCCGATCCCTCCGAAACGCGTCGGCGTCCTCTCCACCACCTCGGTTTTTCGGCTGGGCCTGTATCGGGACGCGCTGGATCGCGCCGGCATCGAGGCCGTATTGCCTTCCGCAGCCATCCAGGAAAACGTGGTGCATGCCGCGATCTATGCCCCCGAGTACGGGATCAAGGCCTGCAGCAATCCGGTGAGTACCCGTGCCCGCGCCGACCTGGAGGGCGTCATCGCCGCGCTGGCGGAACGCGGCGCGGAGGCGGTCGTCCTCGGCTGCACCGAGCTGCCGCTGGCACTCCCCGGCACGCACGCCGCCGGCTTGCCGCTCATCGACCCTACCCGGATCCTCGCGCGGGCGCTGATCCGCGAGACCTATCCCGAACGGCTGCGCGAGGCCGGAGATGGCGTCGCTGTTGACTAG
- a CDS encoding cation:proton antiporter: protein MPYLLAATPAFFAEIAALVVASALIAYLCHRFGVMPIVGFLVAGVVIGPMGVGLVRDLELVNEAAEVGVVLLLFTIGIEFSLEKLARIQRLIFGGGGLQVGLASLATMGILAAFGVPWQVGLFTGFLVALSSTAIVLKMLGDRGEMDQPYAQAGLGLLIFQDLAIIVMVLLVPMLAGAGGSALDIGWALGKAALIIVLVLVLARRLMPKFLEAVARTCSPELFLLSVIGICFGTAYLTSLAGVSLSLGAFLAGLIVSESRFSEHAMGEIMPLQILFSATFFVSVGMLLDLGFFIQHIPLVLGAVVAVVLLKVATTAFSVRVLGYPLPVALATGLILAQIGEFSFVLARAGGEIGLFPAGMEGLGEQTFIASTVLVMILTPVLGALGNRMAKKQHAGPAAVDEAPALDPHLTESLSDHVIIAGYGPAARRLVRVLLRVDLPFIVTTLSPEGANEAEAAGALVLRGDYARQHLLEHAGIARARTLVIADDHTAMAHRVIQVAKTLNPALHIVVRTRYRVEIDHLHAAGASCVIAEEVESIVQLFAQILQDARVPAGEIEQIVNEVRGGDYALLDAPMADSDAITIEPAGDTACRHLDRVRPVVPGSAGCEACLRDGDTWVHLRICMTCGHVGCCNDSKNKHATRHFHETDHPIARSFEPGESWAWCYVDEVMVAP, encoded by the coding sequence ATGCCCTACCTCCTCGCCGCCACGCCGGCTTTTTTTGCTGAAATCGCCGCGCTGGTGGTGGCCAGCGCGCTGATCGCCTACCTCTGCCATCGGTTCGGCGTGATGCCCATCGTCGGGTTTCTGGTGGCCGGCGTCGTGATCGGGCCGATGGGGGTCGGGCTGGTGCGCGATCTCGAACTGGTCAACGAGGCGGCGGAAGTCGGCGTCGTGCTGCTGCTTTTTACCATCGGGATCGAATTCAGCCTCGAAAAGCTGGCGCGGATCCAGCGGCTGATCTTCGGCGGCGGCGGTCTGCAGGTCGGGCTCGCGTCGCTGGCGACGATGGGGATCCTGGCCGCTTTCGGCGTACCCTGGCAGGTGGGGCTCTTCACCGGCTTCCTCGTGGCGCTGTCGTCGACGGCCATCGTGCTCAAGATGCTGGGGGACCGCGGCGAGATGGACCAGCCGTATGCGCAGGCCGGCCTCGGACTGCTCATCTTCCAGGACCTCGCCATCATCGTCATGGTGCTGCTCGTGCCGATGCTGGCCGGCGCCGGCGGCTCCGCGCTCGACATCGGGTGGGCGCTCGGCAAGGCGGCGCTCATCATCGTGCTGGTGCTCGTGCTGGCGCGCCGGCTGATGCCGAAATTCCTCGAGGCGGTCGCCCGCACCTGTTCGCCCGAACTCTTCCTCCTCAGCGTCATCGGCATCTGTTTCGGGACGGCGTACCTGACGAGCCTGGCCGGCGTGAGCCTCTCGCTCGGGGCGTTCCTCGCCGGCCTCATCGTGAGCGAAAGCCGGTTCAGCGAGCACGCCATGGGCGAAATCATGCCCCTCCAGATCCTCTTCAGCGCCACGTTTTTTGTGTCCGTCGGCATGCTGCTCGATCTCGGGTTTTTCATCCAGCATATCCCGCTCGTCCTTGGGGCCGTCGTGGCGGTCGTGCTGCTGAAGGTGGCCACGACGGCCTTCAGCGTCCGCGTGCTGGGTTATCCGCTGCCCGTCGCGCTGGCGACCGGGCTCATCCTCGCGCAGATCGGGGAGTTTTCCTTCGTGCTGGCCCGCGCCGGCGGCGAGATCGGGCTGTTCCCGGCCGGGATGGAAGGCCTCGGCGAGCAGACGTTTATCGCGTCGACGGTGCTCGTGATGATCCTCACGCCCGTGCTGGGGGCCCTGGGCAACCGCATGGCGAAAAAACAGCACGCCGGCCCCGCCGCGGTCGACGAGGCCCCGGCGCTCGACCCGCACCTGACGGAGAGCCTGTCGGACCATGTCATCATCGCCGGCTACGGCCCGGCCGCGCGCCGGCTCGTGCGGGTGCTCCTGCGGGTCGACCTGCCGTTTATCGTGACCACCCTCTCGCCCGAAGGGGCCAACGAGGCCGAAGCGGCCGGCGCCCTCGTGCTCCGGGGCGACTACGCCCGCCAGCACCTCCTCGAACACGCCGGCATCGCCCGCGCCCGCACCCTTGTCATCGCCGACGACCACACCGCCATGGCGCACCGGGTCATCCAGGTGGCGAAGACGCTGAACCCGGCGCTCCACATCGTCGTGCGGACGCGCTACCGGGTGGAGATCGACCATCTGCACGCCGCCGGCGCCTCGTGCGTCATCGCCGAGGAGGTCGAGAGCATCGTCCAGCTCTTCGCCCAGATCCTGCAGGACGCCCGCGTGCCGGCGGGGGAGATCGAACAGATCGTCAACGAGGTGCGCGGCGGCGACTACGCCCTGCTCGACGCGCCGATGGCGGACTCGGATGCGATCACCATCGAGCCGGCCGGCGACACGGCCTGCCGGCATCTGGATCGCGTGCGGCCCGTCGTCCCGGGCTCCGCCGGCTGCGAGGCGTGCCTGCGCGATGGGGACACCTGGGTCCATCTCCGCATCTGCATGACCTGCGGCCATGTGGGCTGCTGCAACGATTCCAAAAACAAACACGCCACCCGCCACTTCCACGAAACGGATCACCCCATCGCGCGCTCCTTTGAACCCGGCGAAAGCTGGGCGTGGTGCTACGTCGACGAGGTGATGGTAGCGCCATGA
- a CDS encoding GTP-binding protein, giving the protein MLSGFLGAGKTTLLNRLLAEADGLRIAVLVNDFGSINIDARLVEAEREDLVELSNGCICCSIQEDLLGAVWNLLDRPEPPDRIVVEASGVADPAAIAFTFASASRHGAIRLDAVVTLLDASSVFEERPAEVAALIDRQLASAGIVVVTKVDLATPTERSAARRMAEAAAPAAAVVESAAGVAPWPLLLGAGFGPGEAHPAHDLPGFAAWSGSSARPVSSLRALTLALQALPAGVLRVKGLVFLDDMPERAIVVHRVGTRTEVQPGAPWGGDAPMTQLVAIGLAGAVEPATMDAWFAAHFG; this is encoded by the coding sequence GTGCTGTCTGGCTTTCTCGGCGCCGGCAAGACGACCCTGCTCAACCGGCTGCTGGCCGAGGCGGACGGCTTGCGCATCGCCGTGCTCGTGAACGATTTCGGGTCGATCAACATCGACGCGCGGCTGGTGGAGGCGGAGCGGGAGGATCTGGTCGAGCTGTCGAACGGCTGCATCTGCTGTTCCATCCAGGAAGACCTCCTCGGGGCGGTGTGGAACCTACTCGACCGGCCGGAGCCGCCCGACCGCATCGTCGTCGAGGCCAGCGGCGTGGCGGACCCGGCGGCCATCGCATTCACGTTTGCGTCCGCCAGCCGGCATGGGGCCATCCGGCTGGATGCCGTCGTCACGCTGCTCGACGCGTCGTCGGTTTTCGAAGAGCGTCCCGCCGAGGTGGCGGCGCTGATCGACCGCCAGCTGGCGTCCGCCGGCATCGTGGTGGTGACCAAAGTAGACCTGGCGACGCCGACAGAACGGTCGGCCGCCCGCCGGATGGCGGAAGCGGCCGCGCCGGCGGCGGCGGTTGTCGAAAGTGCCGCCGGCGTCGCGCCGTGGCCGCTGCTCCTCGGCGCCGGCTTCGGGCCGGGGGAGGCGCATCCGGCGCACGACCTGCCGGGGTTCGCGGCGTGGAGCGGGTCGAGCGCGCGGCCGGTATCGTCGCTCCGCGCGCTGACGCTGGCGCTGCAGGCCTTGCCGGCCGGCGTGCTGCGCGTCAAAGGACTCGTTTTTCTGGACGATATGCCAGAGAGGGCCATCGTCGTCCACCGCGTCGGCACGCGGACGGAGGTGCAGCCGGGCGCGCCCTGGGGCGGCGACGCGCCGATGACACAACTCGTCGCGATCGGACTGGCCGGCGCCGTGGAGCCGGCGACGATGGACGCCTGGTTCGCCGCGCATTTCGGCTGA
- a CDS encoding P1 family peptidase — protein MPINLFLAAQLAALFALGVTGHAAGQDRGEHPGSSPRPRAREAGVAPGILQPGPLNAITDVAGVRVGHLTLTGEGVQTGATAVLPHAGNLYQDKVPAGVVIGNGYGKLMGISQIQELGEIETPIVLTNTLSVPQGAEAVLDWTLEQPGNEEVRSVNAVVGETNDGFLNDIRRRALRAGAIREAIDGAATGAVPEGNVGAGAGTVAFGWKGGIGTSSRRLPDGLGGYTVGVLVQSNYGGILQIMGVPVGERLGQYFLKEALDRGDADGSIMIVVATDAPLSDRNLTRLARRALFGVARTGSPMTNGSGDYVIAFSTAESVRRTPARRSAPALYEELGNDQISPLFEAVVEATEEAIYNSLFKAETVTGHRGTVEALPLDRVLEMLR, from the coding sequence ATGCCCATCAACCTGTTTCTGGCCGCCCAACTGGCGGCGCTCTTCGCACTCGGCGTCACCGGACATGCCGCCGGCCAGGACCGGGGCGAGCATCCCGGCTCATCCCCGAGACCGCGGGCGCGCGAGGCCGGCGTCGCGCCCGGCATTCTGCAGCCCGGGCCGTTGAACGCCATCACCGATGTGGCCGGCGTGCGGGTGGGGCATCTGACGCTGACGGGCGAGGGGGTGCAGACCGGGGCGACCGCCGTCCTGCCGCACGCGGGCAATCTGTATCAGGACAAGGTGCCGGCCGGGGTCGTGATCGGAAATGGCTACGGGAAACTGATGGGCATCAGCCAGATCCAGGAACTCGGCGAGATCGAGACGCCCATCGTGCTGACCAACACCCTGTCCGTGCCGCAGGGGGCGGAGGCCGTGCTGGACTGGACGCTCGAGCAGCCGGGGAACGAGGAGGTGCGGTCGGTCAATGCCGTCGTCGGCGAGACGAACGACGGCTTTCTGAACGACATCCGCCGGCGCGCCCTGCGGGCCGGGGCCATCCGCGAGGCGATCGACGGCGCGGCGACGGGGGCCGTGCCGGAGGGCAACGTGGGCGCCGGCGCCGGGACCGTAGCTTTCGGGTGGAAGGGAGGTATCGGCACGAGTTCGCGCCGGCTGCCGGACGGGCTCGGCGGCTACACGGTCGGCGTGCTCGTCCAGTCGAATTACGGTGGGATCCTCCAGATCATGGGGGTGCCCGTGGGTGAGCGTCTGGGGCAATATTTCCTCAAGGAGGCGCTCGATCGGGGCGACGCCGACGGGTCGATCATGATCGTGGTAGCCACCGATGCGCCGCTGTCGGATCGCAACCTGACGCGGCTGGCGCGGCGGGCGCTGTTCGGCGTGGCCCGAACCGGGTCGCCGATGACGAATGGGTCCGGCGATTACGTGATCGCGTTCTCGACGGCGGAATCGGTCCGCCGCACGCCGGCCCGGCGGTCCGCGCCGGCGCTGTATGAAGAGCTGGGCAACGACCAGATATCGCCGCTCTTCGAAGCGGTGGTCGAGGCGACGGAGGAGGCCATCTACAATTCGCTGTTCAAGGCCGAGACCGTGACCGGCCACCGCGGGACGGTCGAGGCGCTGCCGCTGGATCGGGTGCTGGAGATGCTGCGGTGA
- a CDS encoding ATP-binding protein: MITPSDLLIVPIFAGLTEADRQWLAEHMSERWLDVGEAPFESGAAAEFMFVILEGALQILTFQGGAWRVFDTFRAGRITGVLPYSRMTHFAGRANPIERTRVGQLPRSDFREMLYRIPDLGQHLIALMSDRVRSSSWNDQQQEKMLALGKLAAGLAHEINNPAAAVNRAAATLQERLQQLPPLVARLARHGLSESLIHAADGLRQRCTVEAAPPLSALDRGAREDAIADWLDDRRVPESWLLAATFVEAGIAPADLDAVTREVPDEAVPDLVLWLEGTVAADRLLDDIRQASRRVSEIVGSVKVYTHMDRAPEREPVDLRQGIESTLTMLGHELREKQIQVERDYDAGLGPVSAYAGELNQVWTNLIDNAIDAMAPGGTLRIVTRRQGPFAQVLVIDDGKGIPEELQSRIFEPFFTTKGVGEGTGLGLDIVHRIVTVQHDGAIRVESKPGRTAFVVELPLGAG; the protein is encoded by the coding sequence ATGATCACACCGTCCGACCTGCTCATCGTCCCCATCTTCGCCGGCCTGACGGAGGCGGATCGCCAGTGGCTCGCGGAGCATATGTCCGAGCGCTGGCTGGATGTCGGCGAAGCGCCGTTCGAGTCCGGCGCGGCCGCCGAGTTTATGTTTGTCATCCTGGAGGGCGCGTTGCAGATCCTCACGTTCCAGGGGGGCGCGTGGCGGGTGTTCGACACCTTTCGCGCCGGCCGGATCACCGGCGTGCTGCCCTACTCGCGCATGACGCATTTCGCCGGCCGGGCCAACCCCATCGAACGGACGCGCGTCGGGCAGCTTCCCCGGAGCGACTTCCGGGAGATGCTCTACCGGATCCCGGACCTCGGGCAGCACCTCATCGCCCTCATGTCCGACCGCGTCCGCAGCAGCTCCTGGAACGACCAGCAGCAGGAAAAAATGCTGGCCCTGGGCAAGCTGGCCGCCGGCCTCGCCCACGAAATCAACAACCCCGCCGCGGCCGTCAACCGGGCCGCCGCCACCCTCCAGGAACGCCTTCAGCAACTGCCCCCGCTCGTCGCCCGCCTCGCGCGCCACGGGCTGTCCGAATCGCTCATCCACGCCGCCGACGGGCTCCGCCAGCGGTGCACCGTGGAGGCCGCGCCGCCGCTCTCCGCGCTCGACCGCGGCGCGCGGGAAGATGCCATCGCCGACTGGCTGGACGACCGCCGTGTCCCGGAGAGCTGGCTACTCGCCGCCACCTTCGTGGAAGCCGGCATCGCGCCGGCGGACCTCGATGCGGTCACCCGCGAGGTGCCGGACGAGGCCGTCCCCGATCTGGTGCTGTGGCTCGAAGGCACCGTCGCGGCGGATCGCCTGCTCGACGACATCCGGCAGGCCTCGCGGCGCGTGTCGGAGATCGTGGGATCGGTCAAGGTCTACACGCACATGGACCGGGCGCCGGAGCGCGAGCCGGTCGATCTCCGGCAGGGGATCGAAAGCACGCTCACCATGCTGGGGCACGAGCTTCGGGAGAAGCAGATACAGGTCGAGCGCGACTACGACGCCGGCCTCGGGCCGGTCTCGGCCTACGCCGGCGAGCTGAACCAGGTCTGGACCAATCTGATCGACAACGCGATCGATGCGATGGCGCCCGGCGGCACGTTGCGGATCGTGACGCGCCGGCAGGGGCCGTTCGCCCAGGTCCTGGTGATCGACGACGGCAAGGGCATCCCGGAAGAGCTCCAATCCCGCATCTTCGAGCCCTTCTTCACGACGAAAGGCGTCGGCGAGGGGACCGGCCTCGGCCTCGATATCGTGCACCGCATCGTCACCGTCCAGCACGACGGCGCGATCCGCGTGGAATCGAAGCCGGGTCGCACGGCCTTTGTCGTGGAATTGCCGCTCGGGGCGGGCTGA